CAATGCCCAGTACAGCCCAATTAGGCCCAGTAAGGCCCTGTATAGCCCAGCAAGATTCAGTATAGCCCAGTAAGGCTCAGTACAGCCCAGTacatcccagcacagcccagcgTGGCCCAGTATAGCCCAGTacatcccagcacagcccagtaAGGCTCAGCAAGGCCCAGTAAGGACCAGCACATCCCAGTACATCCCAGCAAGGCCCAATAAGGCCCAATAAGGCCCAGCACATCCCAGTAAGGTCCAGCATACCCCAGTAAGGCCCAGTACATCCCAGCACGGCCCAATAAGGCCCAATAAGGCCCAGTACATCCCAGTAAGGTCCAGCATACCCCAGTAAGGCCCAGTACATCCCAGCACGGCCCAATAAGGCCCAACAAGGCCCAGCACATCCCAGTAAGGTCCAGCATACCCCAGTAAGGCCCAGTACATCCCAGCAAGGCCCAATAAGGCCCAGCACAtcccagcacatcccagcaAGGCCCAGTCCCACCCAGCCCGGCCCAGTCCCGCCCAtcccccccatccccctcccctcccccccccgcccccctcccggtgcccccccggtACCTGCAGGGGGCTCAGCCCACGGCCGCTCCCATCGCGGCtcccggggcgggccgggggggggggggggccgggaaCCGCTCAGGCCTCGCCCCACCGGGGGCCCATGGGTGGCACCGGGGGGTTCTGGTACCGGGGGGAAGGTTCCGGTACCGGGGGGGGTTGCTGGTGTCGGGGAGGGGGGCCCGGTACCGGGGGGGGGTGGATGCCGGTACCGGGGGGGCGATGCCGGTACCGGGGGGGGGTCTCCGCGGTTCCCGGTGCCCGGAGCTCGGAGCCGCAGCCGGGGCGGGGCCGTTCCCCTGCAGCGGAGCCGGAGAACGAtcggggctgggagggggcaggagggaaccgggggggggggggggggggggggtgcgcgGGGACACCGGCACCGGGGCGACGGCTCCGCTCCGGCCCCAGGCTCCGCCCCCTGCGAAGCTCCGCCCACAGTAAGCCACGCCCACATCgaagccccgcccctcccgccaCCGCCTCGCCCGCctcccgcccggcccggccccgccctcgcaggccccgcccccgcACACTGTGACCACGCCCCCTCACAGACCAcgccccccgtccccccgccccgctcagGGCGAACCAGACGCGGAGGCGAGGCCTGCGCGAGGGGGGCGTGCCCTCCCCAGCGCAACCCCGCCCCTCCATCCCACTGGCAGCCCCGCCGCCCAATCGGGAAgccgggggcggggcggcgAGGCGGCGGCCGCTTCCCATTGGGTAGTACTGGAGGAGGGGGGGGCGCGCGGCGTCCGGCGCgtgcgcggggggggggggcgcggtgACGCACCGTGCGTGCTGACGTTGACGCGGCGGCGACGGCGGCGGTGAGTGCGGGCCCGGTGAGGGCGGGCCCGGGCCTAGGCCCCGGTTCCAGGCCCCGGTTCCCTCCCCGCgcccctccccgcggcccccggTCCCGGGGCGGCCCCCGCGGCTCTCGGCCGCCCCCCCCTCCAGGACCGGGCCCCCCTTCGGGGCCTTCGCTTCTCCCTCACCGGGAGCCGCCGCCCGGTGCCCCCGGGCCCGGCCTGCCCCCGCGTACCCCCCctggcggtgctggggggggctgaGCCGGGGGCCCCCCGCGGCGCGCTGGAGTCCCCGTGcccgctgggggggggggcatgggcCCAAGCGGGGGGTCCCGGTTCTCCTTCCCACCGGGGGGCGTTCCCGTGctcaccgggggggggggttcccgTTCCCAACCGGGGGTCCCCGGTCCTCGTTCCCCGGGGGTGGGGGTCCTTGTGTCCACCGGGGGGGGCTCCCGGTCCCCGTTCCCAACCGGGGGGTCCCTGTGCTCACGGGGGGGTCCTCGGTCCCCATTCCCACTGGGGGGGTCCCCGGTCCCACCGGGGGGCGTTCCCGTGCTCACCGGGATCGGGGTCCCCATTCCCAAAGGGGGGGCCAGGTCCTTGTTCCCCAGGGGTGGGGGTCCCGTGCTGACCGCGGGGGATCCCCGGTCCCAACCCGGGGGTTCCCGGTCCCTATTCCCACCGGGATCGGGGTCCCCATTCCCCACGGGGGGgttcctgtccccatccccggtgccccacccccacccccccggtAACCGCCGCTCTCTCCTCTCTGCGCAGGGACCTCCGGGGCTCTCGCGGCTGCACGGCGACGCCGCCGGGACCCGGCCGGAGCCGTCGGGGCCTCCCGCCCCCCTCatgcccgccccggccccgggggccgcCGAGCGCTtccccgggccccgccgcggctCCCGCGCCGGCGCCATGTGaggggggggcccggccggcTCCGCGTctcccccccctcgccccccgtCCCGGTGCCCCGGCGGCGCCATGATGTTCCGGGACCAGGTGGGGATCGTGGCCGGTTGGTTCAAGGGCTGGAACGAGTGCGAGCAGACCGTGGCGCTGCTCTCGCTGCTCAAGCGCGTCACCCGCACCCAGGCGcgcttcctgcagctctgcctcgaGCACTCGCTGGCCGACTGCGCCGACATCCACCTCCTCGAGGCCGAGGCCAACAGCGCCGGTGAGCGGCCCCCCACGGGCCACTGCGCCCCGCCGACCGGCCCCGGTTACCCCCGGGGACctccccggggggctcgggcaCGGCTTTGGGGCTGTGCTTCGCGTCCTGGCCCCGCCGAGGGGCTCCGTGCGTGGTTTGGGGCGGGGGCTGCCTGTGGGTTTTAggatttctcctgctgctgctctctgggggGCTTTTCACCATGATTTCAGCCCCGTTCCCCGATGGCCTCTGCCCCCGGCAGGGTCCCTGCGCCCCGCCTGACCGGCCCCGCTTACCCCCGGGGACCTCCCCGCGGGGCTCGGGCACGGCTTTGGGGCTGTGCTTCGCGTCCCGCGCCCTCCGAGAGGGCTCCCCACGGCCTTCAGGATTTCTCCTCCCGCTGCTTTCTGGGGACCTTTCCGCCCCGCTCCAGGCCGGTTTCCGCCCCCTcaccccttcccctctccctcccccgCAGCCGCCATCAGCCAGTGGCCGCAGGAGCCGGCGGAGGCGGCggtggccctgctgctggcccacCTCCCGCTGCTGCAGCCGGGCAACGCCGCCGCCAAGGCCGAGTACATGAAGCGGCTGCAGAAGGTGCTGGCCTACGCCATCGAGAGCAACCGGTGCGTGGAGGAGAGCCGCCAGCTGCTCTCCTACGCCCTCATCCACCCCGCCACCACCCTGGACGACCGCAGCGCCCTGGCCCTCTGGCTGGGCCACCTGGAGGAGCGTTTGGccggcggcgccccccccccggcggcagcagcgccgccgccgcctccgcggccgcccccccgcccctgacgccgcgccccccccgccccgccgcgccccccaCGACTGGCCCGAGCACGGGCCCCCCGAAATCGGGCCGCCCTGGCCCGAGGCGGCCCCCCGGGAGAACGGGCACCCCCCGTTCCACCCCCCCGGCGGCGGTAATGGGCTGGGGGGCACGGGTGagtggggtgaggggggggggacaggggaaaggggggggccgtggggggcaggaggggggccCGAGGGGGTGTGGGGGCGtcagagggggggggggaggtcagAGGGGATGTGGGGGTCGGGGGGGTCACCCGTATGTCTGAGGAGGGGTCTTGGGGAGCGGGGATGATCTGGGGGGGCATAGGGAGtggggggggcactgggggccAAAAGGGGGCCACAAGGGGATAAGGAGTGGGCGCaggaggttggggggggggaagcaggttgggggggggggaagcaggtTGGGGGGGCCTGGAAATCTTTGCGGGGGGGCAGAAAGCAGGGCCGGACCCCACCGTCCCCCTCCCCGcagcgctgccctgccagctgcacCCCAGCCCGCTGAAGCGCTCCCTGTCGCTGGTGCCCGGCAGCCCCCAGGGGGGCGGCGGCGagtggccgggggggggcgaggagccgggccccccccgcgcccccttCGGCGACCACGCGCCCCTCTCGCCGCAGAGCAGCGTGGCCTCGTCGGGCAGCGAGCAGACCGAGGAGCCCGCCGGCGGCCGCAACACCTTCCAGGAGGACGGCAGCGGCATGAAAGGTTTGGGGCGGGgtccctggggaaggggggacctgcggggggggcggcgaggCATCGcctcgccgcccccccccccgttttgtGCCCCCCCCAGACGTCCCCTCGTGGCTGAAGAGCCTGCGGCTGCACAAGTACGCGGCGCTCTTCTCGCAGATGACCTACGAGGAGATGATGACGCTGACCGAGCACCACCTCGAGTCGCAGGTGAGCGGGGGCGGCGCTGTCCCCAgtgtgttccccccccccccgaaaaagGCTGGGGATGCCCCCCTGCCCATCTCTcctctgtgtcccccccccccccccccagaacgTCACCAAGGGCGCGCGGCACAAGATCGCCCTCAGCATCCAGAAGCTGCGGGAGCGCCAGAGCGTCCTCAAGGCGCTGGAGAAGgtgcggcccccccccccccgccccccccccccccccccccgtacccagggctgggggggggcggctctGACCCGGTCCTTTTgtgtcccgtcccgtcccccccccctgCCGCGTGACAACGACCTGCCTCGGCGGTCCCCGCAGGACATCCTGGAGGGGGGCAACCTGTGGACggcgctgcaggagctgcagcagatcATGGTGACGCCCATCAAGGCTttccggcccccccccggccccccccgccaACGGCACCCCCGAcggggcccccccgggggctgccgaCGCCTTCGCCCCCCACCCGGCCGCCGACGCCGaggcccccgcggccccggtCCCCGACGGGGACATCCCGGGGCAGTTCACCCGGGTCATGGGCAAAGGTGAGGCTGCGGGGGGGCACCCTGTcccttttgggggggggcagcctgtttttttttgggggggggacgCAGGCGGTGCCCTGACCCCCCCGTAGTGTGCACCCAGCTGCTGGTGTCGCGGCCGGACGAGGAGAACATCACGAG
Above is a genomic segment from Cygnus atratus isolate AKBS03 ecotype Queensland, Australia unplaced genomic scaffold, CAtr_DNAZoo_HiC_assembly HiC_scaffold_41, whole genome shotgun sequence containing:
- the SAMD4B gene encoding LOW QUALITY PROTEIN: protein Smaug homolog 2 (The sequence of the model RefSeq protein was modified relative to this genomic sequence to represent the inferred CDS: deleted 2 bases in 2 codons), which produces MMFRDQVGIVAGWFKGWNECEQTVALLSLLKRVTRTQARFLQLCLEHSLADCADIHLLEAEANSAAAISQWPQEPAEAAVALLLAHLPLLQPGNAAAKAEYMKRLQKVLAYAIESNRCVEESRQLLSYALIHPATTLDDRSALALWLGHLEERLAGGAPPPAAAAPPPPPRPPPRPDAAPPPPRRAPHDWPEHGPPEIGPPWPEAAPRENGHPPFHPPGGGNGLGGTALPCQLHPSPLKRSLSLVPGSPQGGGGEWPGGGEEPGPPRAPFGDHAPLSPQSSVASSGSEQTEEPAGGRNTFQEDGSGMKDVPSWLKSLRLHKYAALFSQMTYEEMMTLTEHHLESQNVTKGARHKIALSIQKLRERQSVLKALEKDILEGGNLWTALQELQQIMVTPIKAFRPPPAPPANGTPDGAPPGAADAFAPHPAADAEAPAAPVPDGDIPGQFTRVMGKVCTQLLVSRPDEENITSYLQLLEKCLSHEAFTETQKKRLLSWKQQVLKLLRAFPKKVPLEGPGYRPPKGWAFGSNSLPIAGSVGGAGGRRGQRPFALPPRALPPARLGLLGPAGGAPAPRPPLGAPPLGTQGRQSLWFGSGGAGGAPGSRSAVQRTHSLPVHTSPQALLAFPQECPLPGTDLEINPTLESLCLSMTEHALGDGTDKTSTI